atttgttatgttatGGAATGTGATGTAAAATGAAAATAAACagcatttgtaatgctggtcaaattaacttacTAGAGGCTTACTGAGCCTCTAGAAAGTTAGCTAGAGGCTACCAGAAGTCGTAGAAGTTtgctagctaacttcctaggggctacagtaagccgtaggaagttagctggctgaCGGCGCTACATAATTTAACGGCGTgaacctactaacttccgagaggggcctctggctaacttcctagagggcttcagaaagttaagctaacttccgacaaaaaatttccGAGACCAAACTTCTGACGGAGATAGCTTTACTTCTGAGAGtttcgctaacttcctagagtttagtctCTAGTAAGTTAACTGTTTTGGTGTAGTGAAAATAAAATGAGTCTGATACGATGATGTATATGATAGGCTAGTGTTAGCATAAATTGATAGGAAGGTTGTCTAAGACTAGTTGACATGGTTTGAACATGTCTAACAAAATCTGAAGAGACACCAGTACATTTTGGGATCCTAAGACAAGATGACAGTTTAAAGAAAGACAGATGGAAGTTGACGTACAAAAAGACAAATAGactaaaaatagacttgaaaatgtgtAATATATCTAAAAAATAGTCGTGAATAAGAACACACGAAAAATCCACGTACTCAAAAAtctatttaggattttgttgaatTTGAACTCTAGATTATTCTAAAATAAGGCTAAAAAGATTTGTTGTTGTTTGTTGCCAGGATTATCACCCCAGGTTCTCCTAGTGCCGTCCTCGTCAGTTCCTTGGCTATTCTATCTCCATCTCGCTGCAATATTTACAGCAAGTCGAGCTCTAGCATGAGCACATATATATAGTTGACATACCCCCTTCGGGAAAGACACATAACCAAGGAGCAGCATCAATGGCAAGCCCCCGGTGCTGGTCGGTCGTCTGTCCCAAGCCCCGGCAGGTCGCGAGCGAGAGCGTCCACGGCGCGCAGCTCGCTCTACAGCGGTTGAGCAGGCGCTGTGAGACCTGCGACGTTGAGGCCAGCACGCCATGCAGCTGCCGAAAGGAAGCCGTTGCCCGGGACACTGAGGAGGATAGTAGCGGGCCGAACAGCTCCTTTGCACACTCCGTCATCAACATGGTTGGGATGCTCATAGGTATAATTATAACTGCTCATAGCTGATTTAGAATTCACAGCTGCATTGCTTAGCTACTCCCTCCATTCGTAAATATATAAAATCGTTGACTTTTTAAAAAAACTTTAATCACTCGTCTTATTTAAAATATAATAagttattatttatttttttgatttgttTTATTACTTAAGATAATTTGTGCTTaacttaaaattttatattttaAATAAGACGATTGATTAaagtttttaaaaaaaattaatggtgtcatatatttatgaaggGGGTATTACAAGTTTTGCACTCAATCTACAAATCCACTTTAACTAATACAGAAAAGGACACTAGCACTTAGTATTGATGTAGTTATATATAATTGATATCAACGTAAGCATCAGTACCTATTCTAACAGCCAAAACAGTAGTCGAGCATTAGTACCGATTGTTGACTCTAGCCAATACTAATGTTCTGATTTTAATACCGATTGGAGTCAGAAGTGTTTACGAGAGGCTAGTATCTGCCAATACTAATGTTCTGATTTTTTTTCAAACAAAAAATCACACACCTTATTCATGTGCCATATATTACAGGGCTGGGGCAGCTTTCCACTCCATATGCCTTGGAGAACGGCGGCTGGGCCTCTGTATTCCTCCTCATCGGCCTCGGCGTGATGTGCGCCTACACAGCCCACATCATCGGTAGGTGCCTCGACGAGGACTCTGCTGGTTCCAAAACGTACCAGGATATCGGCAAGCGGGCGTTCGGCGTCAAGGGCCGCGTCATCGCCTCAACCTTCACATACCTCGAGATCTTCTTGGCCCTCGTCTCCTACACCATCTCCCTCAGCGACAACCTGCCGCTCGTCTTCGCTGGCGTTCACCTCCATCTTCCGTGGCTCCACCTCAGCGCGACGCAGCTGCTAACAATCATCGCCGTGCTGCTGGCGCTGCCCAGCCTTTGGCTCAGGGACCTCTCGTCCATTTCCTTCCTTTCCTTCGCTGGCATCATCATGTCGCTGCTCATCTTCGGCAGCGTCGTCTGCGCCGCCGCGTTCGGCAGGGTGAGCCTGGGCAAGCACATCCCCGTGCTCCAGCTGGAGAAGATCCCGGCGGTGTCCGGCCTGTACATGTTCAGCTACGCAGGGCACATCGTGTTCCCAAACATCTACGCCGCCATGAAGGACACCTCCAGCTTCACCAAGGTCTCCGTTACGAGCTTCGCCGTGGTCACGGCTCTCTACGTAGCTCTTGCGTTCGTCGGCTCGAGCCTCTTCGGCGCGGCGGTGAACTCTCAGATCACGCTCAGCATGCCGCCGCATCTCGTGGTCACCAAGGTAGCGCTGTGGGCTACCGTGCTCACCCCCGTTACCAAGTACGCGCTTGAGTTCGCGCCGTTTGCCATCCAGCTCCAGCACCACCTCCCAGAGGGAATGGGACCTCGCGCGCGCATGTTCGTCCGAGGTGGAGTCGGGTCGGCGGCGCTCCTTGTAATCCTGGCGCTGGCCCTCTGCGTGCCGTACTTCCAGTACGTGCTCAGCCTCACAGGCTCGCTAGTGAGCGTGGCGATCAGCGTCATCTTCCCCTGTGCGTTCTACCTCAAGATCTACTGGGGTAGAGTGCCCATGTCCACCGTCACTATCAACGTGGTGTTGATTCTGACCGGCGTAGTTCTCGCGGTGGTGGGCACCATCTCGTCGGCCATGTCGCTTGTGCAGAGTATCCAGAGAGGCCATGCTGCGTAAGAGTATCAAGATGCCACCTACACCGTACCATTAGaattccatcaatgtaacacattACACTCTTGTTCTATATATAATTATTGCATCAAATATTGTAACACTCCAAAAATATTGTTTTGGAGTTCTAATAAAATAATACAAAGATTTGAACCATGATATTATTTTAATACAAATTATCTCACCCTTTAAGTCACATCTCCTAAAATAAATATAGCTAATAATAAAAGATTTAATGATCTTATAAAAATTAAGTTATTTTTTTTGGATAAAATGTTTAGAGATATTATCTGAAATGGTTAGGTTAAACTAACTCTTAAAAATGTATGCAATAGAAATTATTTCATTAAAACATATATTTGGTGTGTATAAAATTATACACTTAGAAGTATTTGCTTAAATGAATAATgcaattaatatatatatatatatatatacacacacacacatataataAACCTTGCACTCATGCTTGGGGTTTTGTCTGTGCATTTAAAGTTAAACTCGAACTTTGATGTGAATTTGAATCTAAATGAAATCTGAATTTGAATTTAAATAGAGAAGCAAGAATGAaaacaagaaaaagaaaagaataaagaagTGTGCCGGCTGGGCCTTTAGCTTTGTTTTCGGCCCACCTAGTCTCCTGCGCGCGGCCCATTTATACCTACGCGGCCCAGTCTCTCACACTCACTCGAATGTGCCACTGCCATGTGGACCCCACGCATCAGTCGGATGCCGCGCCAGCACTTGAATCTCCTCACTGACTGGTGGGTCATGCCTGTCGGACTCACCCCCTTTCCCAACGCTCAAGATTTCCTTCTCCAGACTATCTCCGCGGAGATCTCAATGGAATCGATGGGTGTCGATCCGTCTGCTAGTCTCGCTCTTCTAGAACTTGAGCACGTAACAACCCCTCTCCCCAACATATCTCCGACATCGTGGGGTGCCGAGTTGGATCTTTCGTGGGATCCTTGCTATAAAACTCGGTCCCTCCATCACCAAAGCTGAGGGTACGGAAGAGAGATGCAACGATGGCCGGATCGTGGGCTCGGTCATGCTACGCAAGGGAGCTATGGTGTTTCGGCTCGTTCCACTGCCTAGGAGCCGGACAAGCTTTGCTCCAGTGAACCTCCGGCGTAGGCCACGCGTGCGCCGTCGAGGCTCGGTGATGGGAGCTGGAAGATGAGTGGTGGCCGTAGATCCTTATATGAACGGATACAACTGCAACATGCTTACCTTGAGCCACAAAAGTAAGATCTTGATCCCTCGGTCCCGTGAGCATACTGGTTCAAACATATATTGATCTAATCTACACCCTTGGATGGTAATCCGACGTCTTGGCATGCATATCGGTTCGATGCAGTTCCGATGTAATCTGGGCCCTCCATCTCAGATCGCATGGCTTAGATTAAGGAATACCCCTTCGCCCATCCATCCGAGCCGTTGATCGTGTGGGTACCAATTGTAAAGCACGCAATCTAATCCACGCCACCGGCTGGTAATCTAACGACTCATATTCACCAATACCCCTTTGGCCACATATTTTTGCATAAGAGACCCTGGAATTTCAAATAACTAATCCGCTATCCCCCGTAGTTCAAGGGAACTAACAATTTGGTCCTCGGATTTTACAAAACAGCCCCTGTACTCCCTGGGTTTTGTATCCGCGGCCCAAAGATTAAATAAAATGAGTAAATTAAAatggaaaatgatttttagtatgaaaataatttcagaaatttgtttaattcataattaattcattttaactcctttttgatccattcaagttgcactAATCTcagaataatattgtttatcatctagtaactttgTATTACCAAGAAACCTATGAATAAAATCTTGTACCTCCTTTGCTTTATAGTAGACACTTAaaccttcagaaaatcataactttataactgtaactccgaatttagtggttctcgaacccaggATCTAGTTACGACGCATGGAACATTATTATGAtgtttgttcctatgtttggtgtgatgttaattttgcatataccatctttgtttgtattactacgactagcagcgaggttacgagtcacttgaagagcaagttggtacctgtgaatcccgagtctaaggcaagttgtgcccttgatcacttctctcattccccaataatgttcttgttaatcactgtgacatgctcaggttaatttgatgggacctaataggtttccctatcattgtttatcccacaacttgcagacaaaagaactattgggtagttttgctattgctctaccttgttttgggaaattaatgttatattatgtgttgggggccttcggcttccgaaggtcctcaaaaacatgatttaacaatgtttctggagtataatgtgtgaacaggtatcttcggacttgaatcagaaagggagaagctcaaaagacacgaaggttgacacagtgccgaagctgtgaagcaggaaagcttcggcatgttcgcagaaaggggaaccgacttaaagatgaaaaggccatttagacctcgttagaatgctatagaattatcaccaaatgtaaagggcatgtatgtaattttgtatgggttgtaccccgtgcctataaatatgtgaacagtactcccgtattgttcacgggaatttgtcatttgctttcgcatcacgcttgtacttttgccttccgcaggaccgaaggtacatttgtaattcaaagtcacttATATTCATTAGTACAAATAGAGATAATTCtacgacaatatttaaatgtttatttcatattctatgatttatgtgaatgcttcattcttcgttgttatacttacgaaggtatgtccttcgtaaccttcgtccaagatgctttatatcccgaagggatatatcgttatggaggacgaaggaccttaacacttaacattttttgtgttgccttgttcttaattcttagcatttgagaacaagtccccaacattggcgcccacctccggtgaactcacttccacttcgagtcttcgtgaacaccttcggaagctatagaccttcgctatggcgccgaagaaagcttcagcggctggggctgcagcactacaaccgctggaccacaaccaggagaccgtctctcttcgggaggccagaagccagaagagaaaagctgttagcccgacgcctgaggaagaagagctagaccaagaaatcagagagatggagatgctacatcaacaagtgcagaggaagaaggagaagatggcccgcctagctgagttgcaaaggcagattgacgaagcttctgaggaagttcgccatctcactcacgatgagcagaacagaaggcctcatcagaaagaccttcatcaggagggcttcgtcaacgaagacgactggtatgataatttccatcagggaaattttgtttttgatgatgcttctcctctgtctgctgagctgcaggctactccttggcctccatcctataagccaccccagctccccatgttcgacggccactccgacccgaagcaattcttgatgagctacgaagcaacagtgtcttcgtacgggggcaacgctgcaaccatggcgaagtctttcgtcatggccgtcaggaatgttgctcagacctggtattcctcccttcggccaggaacaatcacttcatggcagaagctgaaggatatgttactgaccaactttcaaggatttcaaacgaagccagttacagctcaagccctcttccagtgtattcaggatcacgaagaataccttcaggcgtatgtccgaaggttcttacgattgagggcgcaggcaccaacggtgcccaatgaaatcgttatcgaagccatgatcaaggggctccgtcctggacctgcagctcaatactttgctcggaagcctcctcagaccttggagaaattgctccaaaagatggatgagtacgttcgtgctgacaatgactttcgccaaagaagggaggaggccttcaggttttctgagatgaccaggggcttcggaggaagatactacccgaggcatgtccgttccatccacaacactcagaatgatgataaggggagtcagcaaaacaggccgcagtgctcctcacaggcttcggggcaacaacaaactttctttcggccaccagctccaagaggcagaggcgccaggggcttcggcggaagattcggagatcagccaaggagactgttttgcctattctgtggagagggcaagggccacaccactaggacgtgccatgttacaatccagaagcaaaaggaactagccgaagctgcatctcaacaagcccagtcgaagcaggttatgcatactgcttcgtttcatccgccttatgtcccacaatacatagacaaccaccctgcggcttctgtagcttcggcaagtcaacctcaagcttcctggcagcagcttccgcctccacctccattgcagcaaggtcaacagccagaagggagtcaatacgctccacagcagagggacttcagagaacagtccgaagctcgcacagtcaacagcactgtgccagagtcgaagcacatttattgacatatcctacctttgatagcagtcttttctattcagttttgttttctgtgaagcaaaaaacattgatagtttccatgtaataatttcgttgtttccacgagaaaaatttattcacaggcctaagttgccgaagcctaaaatttcttccgttaccaagaaggaccttcggactaaaaattcttcggagtaacaaaaagtcgttctaaggaacgcagagtaagtttataaagtcacaaaaagtcgttccaaagggagcgcagcgtaagttttctgctcagaagtcgttcctaaaggaatgcagagcctacagcgaaaagtcaacgctgataccgtctaagtaaaagacgaagaagctcctaagggaggcttacagcgaaaagtcaacgctgataccgtctaagtaaaagacgaagaagctcctaagggaggcttacagcgaaaagtcaacgctgatgccgtctaagtaaaagacgaagaagctccaaagacgttcctaagggaatgcagagcttacgaatatatttatgtgtatcttcggaacaaatgtcacatgcataacataacatcatcacatcattttgcatagcataagcatcatacatcatatcgcatttggcaagagaaggggacactcttaaccttcgaagggatgctttgaaaaagtgacattgaaattgtatagcttcggaatacagtttcggggaatattttcacgaaacatgggcgaactttatcagatcaatatcaaagttgcatagcttcggaaaatgttttcacgagacatcgatgtcattcatcagaataattttggcgaaggctatcttcttcacgacgcatgaaaagaagggaaggtgttttttcgccgaaggctcaaaagtggtatgtattcaaagtttcatgcatcgtaaagaattcaataatgaaaagagacttgtatattacattcaaatgtacaaagtgttgcatagattacactttaaatgttttttccaaatagcacctaatcttccctcaatactgtttcggcggcttcattcagaagttggtcaacaaccttgtccatgatagtttcggccatttgattaatttcttcatccccttttgtgtgggggtcggcggatcgtccaacagtttctgagcgaggagaacacttcttcag
This portion of the Zea mays cultivar B73 chromosome 2, Zm-B73-REFERENCE-NAM-5.0, whole genome shotgun sequence genome encodes:
- the LOC100193857 gene encoding Amino acid transporter AVT1H-like — encoded protein: MASPRCWSVVCPKPRQVASESVHGAQLALQRLSRRCETCDVEASTPCSCRKEAVARDTEEDSSGPNSSFAHSVINMVGMLIGLGQLSTPYALENGGWASVFLLIGLGVMCAYTAHIIGRCLDEDSAGSKTYQDIGKRAFGVKGRVIASTFTYLEIFLALVSYTISLSDNLPLVFAGVHLHLPWLHLSATQLLTIIAVLLALPSLWLRDLSSISFLSFAGIIMSLLIFGSVVCAAAFGRVSLGKHIPVLQLEKIPAVSGLYMFSYAGHIVFPNIYAAMKDTSSFTKVSVTSFAVVTALYVALAFVGSSLFGAAVNSQITLSMPPHLVVTKVALWATVLTPVTKYALEFAPFAIQLQHHLPEGMGPRARMFVRGGVGSAALLVILALALCVPYFQYVLSLTGSLVSVAISVIFPCAFYLKIYWGRVPMSTVTINVVLILTGVVLAVVGTISSAMSLVQSIQRGHAA